The genomic interval cagcttgtgtgaggattttgtgcgaCTTTCTtttgaggattatacatttccattttatgtaatgttgaattataaattgagtttgtaataattggttgtctgagttgtattgtgaactcagtaatgatccgttgTGCATTTaaacgatttcgattcgttgagattgttttagtattgtacgactttaatattttgagtttttatgttcgaaattttagggtcgttataAAACTTGTGAATCTTATTTATATGGATCATATTGATTAACTAAAGTTGCTTGGTAATTGGGTTTTGACTGATTGGAATGGACACATGTCCAGGAAAAAGGACAAGGGTCGAGGAACATTCAATTTGTTCTGTTTTAACTGAGGTAGTTGATTTAAGTGATGAAGTTGATTCTCAATTAATTTTATTGTTGGGCTTTCGTCGTCTTGATGAgcttcatatatatagaagtACGTATATTATACTCATTTCTTATGATTATCGATCATTTAGCCAAacaataatttattttatgagTGGTCATATATctttgtcattatatataattattgaaaTACATAGGATTTGGACAATAGTGAAAATAAaactagatttttttttcttttcacttttctccttgaaaatgaaatttgaatAATACAATTTGTGGCTAGCTATTTGGAATCTAAAGTTGACTAATATAGTTGCATGACTTGCCATCTTATACACAAAGGAGAACGATGTGCTACTTGAACGCAATAACTCGACTTATTCAAAATATTTTCAATGTGAACTGGTTTACAAAGATAACAACCACGCACACGAACCCGATTCTAAAGTACCCCTCTAAACTCCACAAGTTTCTCCAACAACCATCTCGAGACTTAACCAAACTAAGCGACAAAGACCCACGAACACCTTAATTAATTAAACTCAAATGACACGATGCAACCAATTAAGATTAAGATTACAATATATGGTTTTAGACCTCTTGGATAACTCTATAGACTGGAACAGAtttgatcatcatcaacaacagCAGCGGGAGAATTACCAATGTCGATAACAAAGCGATACCTAACGTCATTCTTTGCAACGCGATCTAAGGCTTGGTTGATTTTGTCCGGCGTTGTAAGCTCGATGTCACACGTAATATTGTGTTTGCCGCAGAGTTCCATCATCTCCCTCGTCTCATCCATCCCTCCGATCACACTACCCTTCACTGCTCTCTTCCCTGCAGCCGTAACAATGCTTGAGACTTAAATTTAGCTGATTAAAAAGGGCACAAGGCTAATAAGCTACCATGCTACTAGTACTTGTACGTATACATGTATGTATATGCATATATGCACTTAGTGAAACTAGTTAGTTACTGAATTATGTACCGAATATCATGGGGAAGGAAGGCAATGTAAAGGGTTGGTCTGGCGCACCCACAACCACCATGGTCCCGTTCACTTTGAGCAGCTCTAACAGTGGTCCGAGACAGTGCTTAGCTGACACCGTGTTCAATATGAAGTCCAGtctcttctttcctttctGTCATAGTCATAGACTTAAATTAAGTTCATGAAGATAATTAGCTGATCAATAATCCGCATGCATGTTAACAAATTATTCCATGTGGACCTGCATTTGCTGGTCATCGGTGCTGACTATAAAATCGTCTGCACCCAAGTGACCTTTGGCCTCTTTCTCTTTGGACGGAGAGGTGCTGATGACGGTGACGTGATGACCCAAAGCCTTGCCAAATTTCACAGCCACGTGTCCGAGACCTCCGAGGCCGACGACGCCGATTTTCTTTCCCGGTGATTTGTGCAAGTCGTGATCTCTCAAGGGGCTGAACACAGTCACTCCGGCGCACAATAGCGGCGCTGCACCATCCATTGGCAGGTTTTCTGGTATGTGCACCACATACCTATTCCATCATGCATATTCAAGTACATTAACACTACGATCAAGCGATCACTCATCTTTAATATATTAAGCTTCTGGGTTTATGTATAGTTAATTAATTTGCCTAGCCATGCCAAAGACATGGACATAGAGTTAACCATTAATTTAGTGCAGTTGTGCAATGAGGCATGACCGCCAATGATCGATGAACAGctgctaattaattaattaattaagtacTGAACTCGTAAGACACGAATCACACGATCAGTATGGCATCTCTTCTTTATCTGAATATCTAGGAAAAAACACACTGTAACAACCACATACAAAGGATAAGGATCAGACTTGAAATCCCACAGACCCCGGCTTACTCCACCACAACTTTACCAAAAGAAGGATCAGGAAGCCATCACTAGCTATTTTTTGAAAGTATCTCATTAttatataagaaaataataagatGATAAGAAGGATGGATAGGTTTCTGTATATGTTTTACATGTAAGCTCCCGATATTGAAATTGATAACTTAAGTATTCAGTTCGATCAACTCAATGTCTGAGAAACACTGATAACATTGGGTGATCTAATGCCTTCAGCTTCAGTTACTAAACTACACGCATATGTCTGTATTCCACCAAATATTTTAAGGACAAACAATAATAAACTAAAATAATTTGGTGACTAATATATGACAAACCAACCAATTCCAGGTCGTGTTCCACCCAgataggaaaataaaaaagaaccaCTTGTACGTAATATATTAAGCTGGTGTCCCTCTATCGTTTTAATGAAACCTTAAACGACATATGTATGAGCCAGCTAGATTCTTCAAACATCGAtaaacctctcaaataattGAATAAGACTGGCCAATTAAACGCCTTGATCCATTGCTTTTGATCCTTTTTCCATTAAACGTAAACTTACTCTGACTAATTGTGCGTAAACATGTAATTTATGAGCTAGCTTGATCAATCAATTTACTTGTACGCGTACCTGTGATCGGCGACCAACATTTTGGAGTAGCCACCGTAGGTAATACTACCATCCCAGAAGACGCCATTGTAGGTAAACTGAAGATCCTCGCAGTAGTTCTCCTGGGATTCCTTGCAGAAATCACACTCCAAGCACGTCGCCGCAAGGCACCCGACCCCAACTCTATCTCCAACCGAGAAGTTCTTCACGTTGCTCCCAACTTTCGTGACCACCCCAGTAATCTCATGACCAGGGACAATAGGATACATGGTGATGCCCCAGTCATTCCTAGCTTGGTGGAGATCAGTGTGGCATATCCCACAGTACAGTATCTTTATCGTAACATCATTGATCCCGTTTTCCCTGTTGTTTTTAATAAAAGACAAATGATGAGAGCTGAGGGGTTGCAAACAAAATTCGCATTGTAATAAGTAATGATCGGGTatatacaaatacatataGGCAGATATATACCTTCGCTTGAAGATGAAAGGGGTAATCTCGCCGGAGGAATCGTGAGCTGCCCACCCTGAAACAGTCTGTGTGTGATTCGGAGTTATCTGAGCCATGAGAATGATCTCGCTGTGTACGTACTAGGCGAGGATGACCGAGACTTGGTTTTgagatatatatttaggagTAGAGATAGAACTCAGTTTGATCCACAAGTACGTACTGGAGTAGTGGAACTCGATCGATATTTATAACTAAACACAGGCCGGCGTTGGTAAGTAAGTATATTGACTCGGACTAAAAAGAAagactttgaagtttgaatgAAGAGAAGTCGAATATTACATATTTCAGAGTAATTTCCACAACAGATTTTTCctaatttccaagtcatttCTGAAGATGGAATAAAGATATGTTGAATCTCTCATCAGTCATTTGCCCCGGAACACATGTTcacattttttaattttctgacTACCGGAGTATATATGCACTAATGCACATATTGGAAGCGTGAAAACTGCAAGCTAGTCTCGATCGTTGAGAAATTTGGTTGTAAATTACTGTCAAAGATTCTCAGGTGTTCTAAGTGAATACAGGCATCAGGTAAAGTTAATTCAACGTGGAGGAAATGTGGagtaatattattaattagtagatattgaaaagatatatatgaatacGATAAACAGAAAAGTGGAGCTCACCCACTCACCCCATAGCCATCAGTCTTTGTTACTTAATTGTTGCGGTGACTAAGGTAATGGACCAATGCCCCAATCGGACACAAACTAATAAGCAAAACTGCGGAAGCTCTCGATTGTTAATGTAATAAACGaataattattatgtgtactAAACGACACTGTTATGTAGTATACTCATTTTAGTGTCACCTTCCGTTTTCAATCATGACCATAAGTTTCAACTTTTTGTTATCTTGTTGGCAACCACAAATGTTTGTTGGGTTTGTCACTTTGTTAGTTCGTGGGTGCAAACTATACTCTTAGCATTTGTTTGACTAtttcaaactcattaattTTTTAGGAAAATTCACTAATGACCATGAATTTTTGTGATATGGTCAGTTTGATCTCTAACCtttaaaattaatcaaaatgatCATTCAACTCATGTTTTGCTATCAATCAGATTTATTCATCCAATTTTCGTCATTGTTTTGTTCATTTTATGACGTAGATCATGTGTGGCCCTCACAAAAAAGGGGCAAATGTCGTTTGTAACCATCAATCTCGATCATAATCAACTTCCCGCCAAATTTGGAGTTGACCAAATGAGTTTAGGATtgagaaataaaaacctaATTAGGAGGGATATTGAGTGGAAACgagtttattttcatttttaataaAATGTCTCATTTGCCCCTTTTATGGGAGTCATGCATGATTCACGTTATGAAATTAACGGAACAATGACGAaaatttaatggattgatctgaTTGATAGTAAAAAGAGAGTTGAGGgatcattttgatcaattttaaTGGTCAGATATCAAACTGACTGTGTCATAAGAGTTCAGGGACCGTTGGTAAAATTTTCTAAAAGAAAATCTAAAAATATAAACTTATGTAGATAGAATCTaaaagagaaattttatatacaCTCCACTAATCTCTTAATACACTCAATTAATCTTAATTTTATATAGTGAAATTCAAATACGGGAAGTGTATTGAGAAggtatataaaatttctcaatctAAAATTACATTCTAAGAGAGATCAATATGGTAAACATAAATTTTATACATTCTTCTTATCAAATACAACCTATTACAGTTGATAAGGAATCGTAGAGTTCAAATGTAACCAATTCTATTTCAGAAAACATCTGATACCTTAATCCGTACAATCCCAATAAACAAACCGTTCcaataagtactatatactaAACATGTATGCAGAGACAACCCAACCTCCATAAGTCCATATCACATTGAATAcgataattatatatgaaaatgaCACCATAACCATGGTACACCAACAACATGGCCAGCACCTCAAACTTGACAAGGGTTGTTATGGGTTGTGACCTAACATACAATTGGAGACCGTAACCTATGTGGCTGGATGAAGGCCCATATTAGGGCTGGACATCCGAATTTTGATTTGGGTTTGTGgcaaatctatatcaaatcAGAATTAATCGGTTATTTATTTTGTCCATCTATATCCGAATTTTAGAGACTTTGACCCGAATGTTcaacaaattcaaattttcGGATCGGTTTCGGttaaaactcaaatattaaaagttttatgtttataaactcaaatttaaagatatatcAAACAATTCAATTATCTAAGCACTTTGGGCATACAAAATTTTAACATAAATATAAAGAATAAGTTTGTCACCATATTATGAAAATCATtatcataacaatatataaagttaaaACATTCATTATTCAACCAATAATTGAGtgtcatatatattatattaataAAGCAAGAATGAGAGTGTAACATGTTGACTTGTTAAATTTTTAAACTCCTAAAAAATACATTGTTTATTAAATTCCTAAATCTAATTAGTTATGGTTTGAAGAATATGATTTTAATTCgcaaaatgtaaattaaaaaaaaacaggatgaaataagaaaaacaaagaaaattcaGTTTAAATTGATAATAACTCTTCACTTTTAACTTTTCCCCATATCCCCCACTTTTCACTCTTCTTATGCTTAGTTAAAAGTTAGTTTTCACACCCACACAATATGTAGTttgtaattaaattaaattattcaGGTCGGATTATTTTTtctaaatattttaaaaagtgGATCCATattcaatccaattttaaccggattatataatttttttttcaactaaaATATTTCAAATCGATTATCCTATTGAGAAAATTTAAATAGATTAGATCGGTTTTCAAATAAATGCGGTTTTTTGACCGGTCCTAGCCCATATCAAACACTAATGGGCATGACACCCAAAAACTACGAGGCTGGTCAGCAATCAAGGCCccagatttgatttgatttgatagGTCAGATAAGTAATTACGCTGGGAAAGTTAACAGAAACCCTGAAAATCAGTGCAGGAAGATACACTAGTCACACAAATAAACGCAAATAGAAAGAAGAGCGaatattaattataatttaatttattaacaGAAAAGGCATAGGGAGCTTTTGGTAATTGCATAACCTTGTAGCCCCTTGGGCTGTAGTTTCCTTTAGTTGTTCTGAGAACACACCGAAGCagaaagaggggagaaagagagagagagagagagagagagagagagagagagagagaggctgaGTCGAGAGTCACGCCGTTTGGTTCTGTGTGAGAGAGTTGGGACGGTTGCTTGTGCTTTTCACGTGCAAGATCCGTCGGTGTTTAATCTATCACCAAAATCCTACTGCATTTCGATTTCTtttagaaacaaaaacaattccTCTTTCTGTTGAATCGCTCTGCAACTTGGGTGTcttttttgtttgtgtaattagttaattagttaatttaTTCTGTGGTTTGATATACTGATCATAGTGAGTTTTGTGTTTGTTAACTCGTAACCCTAAATCGGCATGGCCACGGCTGCCGACTCCTCCTCTACTAATCACCATTCTCCCAGGCCTGATTTTGATGCCGGCGGCGCCAATAGGCGACCCACCCCATGGGCCAAGGTTGTACGAGGGGATTCGGAGTCGTCACCATCCATAATACCCAATCAACAGTCTCCACTGTCGCCGCCGCCTTCGAGCTCTTTACCGGAACAAAATCCCTCCTCCAATTGCTCCCCATCGAAGGCGGCCGCGGCTCGTTCTTCGCCCTCTCCGCCACCGTCAGCGGATGTTTCCATAGCAGCAGCTGCTGCTGAGAGCGCCGATGGACACAACGGCAATGCGGCTCGCGGAAAGAAGCCAGCTTGGAACAAGCCCTCCAAGGACGTCCTTGAGGTTGGCCCGGTGATGGGTGCGGTTGCTTGGCCTGCTTTGTCTGAGTCTGCTAGGGCTTCGCCGAAATTGCCAGCGGACTCTTCTCCCAAGACTGTAACAGATGTCTCAGTCCCACTGCCTGTATCTCCGGTATGTTTACAATCGTATAACTGATGGATATGTTTTGTGTGTCTCTTGTTGCAGCAGAGGGATGTTGAGGATAAAATtgataaaagaattattatgaGATTGTTTTTATGATCATATATGATGTACATTTTAAATTTGAAGACTTTATGACTTTTAAGTGCTAATAAGATGATCTAACTAAATGTCAGTAGCTATTTTATACTACATATGTTCGCTTCAACCAAATCAGTAAGTAGTGTACTTTTTTTTGCATAAGTGTAGTTAGTTCGAAGTATTAGTAATCATCTTTTCTGCCCTTGATGTCAGGGACCTGTTGTAACACCTTCACCCAACTCCAAAAAGCATCATGGTAATTCTGGAAACACTAACCCTGCATCATCTCATGCAATGGGAGCTCGACAAAGACCTACAAAGCGTGGTGGTGGGAGTAGCACGGGGGGTGTAAACGCACATGCACATGTACACAGTGGTTTTGCACACCCTCCcccacctccaccaccaccaccattccCTGTTTTCCCTCTACCAAATGGCTATGGTGCTTTAGTACCAGCCATGCCTGATCCTTCCCCAAGAGACCCCTCTTTCCGCGGCAGCAATTGGGATGCTAGACCGATCGGTTTCAGGCCTCCAACACACCAAGTAAATGACCAAAGAAATTCTTCGCGTAGGGGAAACTTTAGTCCCCACCCGCGCGGAGATGGATCTTACCAGAATAATTTTGGGAGCAAGCGTGATGCCCAAGATCGTGGAAGTTTCATGAATGGCAGAGATGCCCAGATGCATCAGCAGCAAAGGCCTCCTCCACGGGGTCTTGTAAGACCAATACCGCCAAGTAGTGCTGCATTTACACCTCAGCCTGTAAGACCATTTGCCAACCCCATGGGTTTTCCGGGTGAGTATACTTTTTGAAGAGAATACTTTCTGTTGGTTACTGTTTACGGGTAACATGGAAGGAAACTAATATCTTTGATTTTCTTAGAGTTTGTTTACCTCCCTACATTGCCTTTGGATCCCATTAGAATGCCTTTCATTCCCCATGCACCACATCCTGCAATGTTTATGTCTGTTCCGGAAGCTTCTATGCCTTCTCTTCCTTCCTTGATAGTCAATCAAATAGATTATTACTTCAGgtacatttttattttgttttatctTGCAGCTTTAATTAATTGTCATCTTGTTAGTTGAATGATCCTACTAGTTATCTTGAAATTAACTTCACATTTCATTTTGTCTGCTTCTTGCAGTGATACTAATCTGATAAGAGACGAATATCTGCGGTCAAACATGGATGCTCAAGGATGGGTTCCCATATCCCTTATAGCAAACTTTCCTCGAGTATGTTATATATGATTGTCTCAGTTCACTTTTTTCCATCTTACGTAGAATGTGAGTTGCAATAGCCTTTTATCAAATAACGTGCTGACACAAGTCGTGAATTCGTTGAAGAAAATGTTGGTGTGTTAAAATATGAACTTTTCTCATTTGCTGGCAATGATTAAATGATAATAGGTTGATGTTTTTCACACATGATTAATAAATAATACAGGCACATTTTGACTTTACATGTTAACAGAGAAAACTAGGATTATGTTTTCACAGTCTTCCTGTACTTGGTGAATAAAAATCGTAGTAAACAAAAACTTATTGAGCTATTATGTTTTCACAGTCTTCCTGTACTTGGTGAATAAAAATCGTAGTAAACAAAAACTTATTGAGCTAGTAAATTGTTATACTTTTTATCATCTGCAATATATATACTACGTATTCCATATCTGTATGACAATCTTTTTCCtttatttttcctttcttgGTTGCTTTTTATTTAACAGGCATCCTATATATTTAATGGTAAACCTGTGGTTGTATACTTGTTCAATTGTGAATATATTGTTAGAGAAGATACCAAGAGTGGAGTAAAGAAATTGTGTCAAAGCTGCTATTGAAAGAGTATACAAAATAGTAACCTTTAGCTTGTTTAactatcttttattttcttgatgCTCATCAGGTTAAGAGTCTGACAACCAATGTCCAGTTGATTATGGAGTCCTTGAGGGCTTCAGGTGTTGTTGAAGTGCAGGTGAATTTcttatattaggtttcctCTTTTTTATCAACCCTGATTTAAATGACTTAACCACAGGCAAATTTTGTTGTTCTCTTTAGTTGTTTATATTGTTAATAGGAGTAATTGACTTACCGCAAGCAAATTTTATTTCCATTTGAAGTTTTTAATGTTAATTAATTGGATGAAATGACGACAGACACTTtatttgtatttgttgttTATTTTAATAGGAGGAAAATTAGGAAATGACTACCTTAAATTAAATTCAGCAAGGTGGCATGAAATGACCGTCTGTttttgacatggtttgatTACTCTTGTGATTGCACAGGATGACAAGCTTAGGAGGCGTAGTGATTGGACAAAATGGATATCAACAACTGGTCGGCCTGCATCCGCATCAGGCTCATCATCCAATGATGTGCAAAGTTCTGACATGCTTTCAAATTCTTTTCAAAAGATGACAGTTGATGATGCTGCGTCTACAAGCGAAAGTAGTATGGCAGGTAACTCAGATGCAAACTCTAAGGCTACTCCGCAGAAGTTTTCGACTGAGTCAACTGGTGTGTCACAGCTCCCCAATGGGGACATCACTCAACAATAGATGAAGCTGAAATGCATCAATATGTACCACCAAAACATTCAAGCAAAATCCAGTCCAGAAAAGTGTACTTCTGGTATCGGAAGGGTTCCTGAATGAAATGAGAAGGTTGCTATTGAAAGCCTGCAATCACCATCTCTCTATTTTCTGTCACTTTGCCTAGTTTTGGCATGTTTTTGAGGCTAGTacagaaacaataaaaaatatttataaattCTTCTTCAAGCATGAACAGAGGAAGATTGAGATGGGGCAGAGCAGGCAGAATTTTGCGGTTATTGGGATGTATAGTTTGGATTTGGTGTGAATGTTTGTGCTTGCTTCTATTTTTTTGGGGTTTATGTAGACAAAAATCAAGCAGAGGTGTGTATGAGATGTTCTTTACAAGGGATTAGGGTGTGGGAGAGTAAGTTTTTGGGTATGTAGTTCAGTTCTGTTGAGGTGATTGAAACTGGAATACAGTGCGCTTTTGTTTGAGGAGGATGGTCAGACCGggcttgaaattttgcagtTTTGTACTCATAAATTTTAtccaacattttttttatccaACATTTCTTTGAATCTTACCTTTCGTaagtttattttgatattttacTGTATTCATCACTACTGCATTGCATCCCACATATAGTTGGTATGATTTTCAAATGTCTGTTAGGGAATCAATGACCTTTTCTACATCAACATCTCAGCTGACACGATCAGTTATCAATATATTGGACAATTTGGACCACAGTTTTAGTCAAGTAAATAGCTGCGTAGGTGGGTTATAACTACATAACAATGAATGTAGAGCAGTAATATCAATAAATTGTTAGGCGAGTTACGTGTAATTGATAATACTTCTGCATTAACCTTATTGACCAATAACCTCATCATCCCAGGAGGAAGACAAGGTGGCTGATTGCAGACCTTGCTTTTGTAATACATCAGCATAATCCTATCAGTCTCTAGTGGAGGTATATATGTATGAACTATGAAGGGGTTGGCTATATAAATAGTTTTTAGAGAACTTTAATCATCACAATTGATAAATCAgctaaaaaataatatatcgGTAAAACAACTTAAATTCTGAAACGAGTATTTCATAAGTTGAACATACAACCATCCATATTTTCATTGAAATACTACTCTGATATTAGCAATATCTTGGAAGATTATATCGATCGGTTCAAAAAATATTGCACTAGCGATTTCAGAACTAATATGTTAACAAAAAGATTAAGAAATGATTTTAGAAGCACTAAACCTGGGTTATAACATAATGAGTCAGAAGCTCGAGGGAGGGACAGGGTGGAAGCAAATGTTTGCCATTTTGATTATGATCCCAGGTTCCTAGTACTATTACTCCATTTGGTATCGCCATCAAAAGGTACAATAATCCCATGTGCCCCTCTTAATATAATACCCAAGTGGATTAATTTTGGGAACAAGGACTAGTAGACCTAAGCTCTGCTATTTACAACTTGCAGATCCAAAAACTAAAGCTCCCTAGCTTCCATCTTTCTTGCTCCCTTCTAAAACCCTTCATCTCAATCTCTCTGAAACATCCATCAAATTCCGATGACGATGGAGGATGTCTGGAAAGATATAAGCCTAGCTTCTCTATGTGACCGCAGCTCTccggctgctgctgctgctgccggCAGCTCATCCGCCAACCCTGCAGCTTTTCGTAGCTTCATTTTTCAAGATTTCATGGCAGCTGGTTCTGCCAAAGTCGCACCTTCTCCTCTTGCTACTGATCTAGTTCCACCACCACCGGCCACTCTCAGCTTGAGTTCTTCTGGCTCGGATCATTTTCAGCAGTACCAAGTTCAAAACTCTACTGCTACTACTAGTACGAACGCTACTCCACCAAAATTACTAATGAAGCCAAACCCGCAAAGTCTGCACAGTGCTACCACTATGCCTTCATCTTCTTTGATCTCTTTCTCCAATAAGTCCGCATCGGAGGCTTTGGATTCTTCCCCATATTGCAAGAAAAGGGTCGTGGAGAGAAATGGAGAGAGTTCTAGGCATGTCCGGCATAAGCGGATGATCAAGAACAGAGAATCAGCCTCTCGCTCCCGAGCTCGAAAGCAGGTACGTAACTACGTACTTCCTTCCTGTCTAAGACATAGCTAAATTGGTTACTTCTTATCGATCTATGGCCTCTTGTTGTCAAATTGGTTCCAGAAAGTAAGATGGTTTGGGAACTTTGTGCAGGCTTATACAAGTGAGCTGGAAGTTAAAATAGAACAGCTGCGGGAGGAAAATGCCAGACTTAAAAGGCAGCAAGAAAAGGTAACCAGGAGGTTTCTTAATTATCTGGTGGAATTATTCTTAATTACTGATCTGGGTTTGTTCATGTGGGATTGCAGTTCTGCTCACCCACCCCAGAAGCACCGGCACCGGCACCGGCACCGGCAACTCTGAAAAGGGCACACTCTATCTAGAATAAGGCAATAATATATCTGCCAATCAactctttttatattttgttgcTAATTTAGTTTATCTTCGTCTTCGTTATCCTTTGTACGAATGCAATATTGCTGCCAGGCCGAAACTTATTCCCCAGCATATTTGGATATGGATGGGACCTGTTTGGCTAATACTGTCATCAAGTGTCATATTCAGTATTCTTTttggccttttttttttcccagaCCTTATCTTTCATTACCTGCTACTCATTATCGCACTATTACCTTACCCCCTCTAATCCTTCTTTGATTAGGTATTTTTGGATTTTATGAGGTCTATGTTTCCCGTATGGACTAACTATCTGGGTTTTACTTGATGAAAGTGTTCATATTGTTTACAGATGTGACATTACTTAACATTATTAACACAAGTTGCACGGTGCAGCTTGTAGAACACATCATTTTACTTAGACACATAAAGCTGTAAAGTAGTGAAATGTGATCGTACCTGACCTTTTGAAAATTACATTATCTtgctagattttttttattagattGTCTTACTAGTTATGTGAAGTGAAGGATACATCACattcaaataaaa from Argentina anserina chromosome 2, drPotAnse1.1, whole genome shotgun sequence carries:
- the LOC126782099 gene encoding la-related protein 1C-like, whose protein sequence is MATAADSSSTNHHSPRPDFDAGGANRRPTPWAKVVRGDSESSPSIIPNQQSPLSPPPSSSLPEQNPSSNCSPSKAAAARSSPSPPPSADVSIAAAAAESADGHNGNAARGKKPAWNKPSKDVLEVGPVMGAVAWPALSESARASPKLPADSSPKTVTDVSVPLPVSPGPVVTPSPNSKKHHGNSGNTNPASSHAMGARQRPTKRGGGSSTGGVNAHAHVHSGFAHPPPPPPPPPFPVFPLPNGYGALVPAMPDPSPRDPSFRGSNWDARPIGFRPPTHQVNDQRNSSRRGNFSPHPRGDGSYQNNFGSKRDAQDRGSFMNGRDAQMHQQQRPPPRGLVRPIPPSSAAFTPQPVRPFANPMGFPEFVYLPTLPLDPIRMPFIPHAPHPAMFMSVPEASMPSLPSLIVNQIDYYFSDTNLIRDEYLRSNMDAQGWVPISLIANFPRVKSLTTNVQLIMESLRASGVVEVQDDKLRRRSDWTKWISTTGRPASASGSSSNDVQSSDMLSNSFQKMTVDDAASTSESSMAGNSDANSKATPQKFSTESTGVSQLPNGDITQQ
- the LOC126782115 gene encoding protein FD-like, with amino-acid sequence MTMEDVWKDISLASLCDRSSPAAAAAAGSSSANPAAFRSFIFQDFMAAGSAKVAPSPLATDLVPPPPATLSLSSSGSDHFQQYQVQNSTATTSTNATPPKLLMKPNPQSLHSATTMPSSSLISFSNKSASEALDSSPYCKKRVVERNGESSRHVRHKRMIKNRESASRSRARKQAYTSELEVKIEQLREENARLKRQQEKFCSPTPEAPAPAPAPATLKRAHSI
- the LOC126782104 gene encoding probable cinnamyl alcohol dehydrogenase 6; translation: MAQITPNHTQTVSGWAAHDSSGEITPFIFKRRENGINDVTIKILYCGICHTDLHQARNDWGITMYPIVPGHEITGVVTKVGSNVKNFSVGDRVGVGCLAATCLECDFCKESQENYCEDLQFTYNGVFWDGSITYGGYSKMLVADHRYVVHIPENLPMDGAAPLLCAGVTVFSPLRDHDLHKSPGKKIGVVGLGGLGHVAVKFGKALGHHVTVISTSPSKEKEAKGHLGADDFIVSTDDQQMQKGKKRLDFILNTVSAKHCLGPLLELLKVNGTMVVVGAPDQPFTLPSFPMIFGKRAVKGSVIGGMDETREMMELCGKHNITCDIELTTPDKINQALDRVAKNDVRYRFVIDIGNSPAAVVDDDQICSSL